Proteins encoded within one genomic window of Odocoileus virginianus isolate 20LAN1187 ecotype Illinois chromosome 2, Ovbor_1.2, whole genome shotgun sequence:
- the CIMIP2A gene encoding ciliary microtubule inner protein 2A isoform X1: protein MPPACGPALRRECSQVWAGLPSSQASSQWLPGNRAPFWEGGRRRHGAGGSPTELRCNDSHSEAQPFLTRTSLHSWLRYQVGSTYGRTTAQLLTDPSVHKSPCSVLAPIAKPKFIEDFSKPKPPFVPCRDLIEPYIPHYTGLKPYKNFEMLGRFPPQEADAQGSLGGENVSRQESLPAGFMPYPPYAPCPPGRKGDSRDLGHPGLRLALGEEAWKSTTPACEAPGQYQLYHCRRDRSPPLAHWQETLDVGRFHRLPQLDHPNLIQRKAISGYAGFVPRFAWVMGMNYRDGVTQAMDEFDKSQFLLRNPICALGERLPRTHWPSNTIYRSQGLIPFYMGFIPSMQDNYALTFGNSTRKAYGKELERRSQTL from the exons ATGCCCCCAGCCTGTGGCCCCGCCTTGAGGCGGGAGTGCTcacaggtgtgggcagggctgcccAGCAGTCAGGCCTCCTCACAATGGTTGCCAGGCAACAGGGCTCCTTTCTGGGAAGGAGGCAGGCGCAGGCACGGGGCTGGAGGCAGCCCCACAGAACTGAGGTGCAATGACAGCCACTCAGAAGCACAACCTTTTCTCACCAGAACCTCACTACATTCCTGG CTGCGCTACCAGGTGGGCAGCACCTATGGGCGCACCACGGCACAGCTGCTCACAGACCCCAGTGTGCACAAGAGCCCCTGCTCCGTGCTGGCCCCCATCGCCAAGCCCAAGTTCATCGAGGACTTCAGCAAGCCCAAGCCACCTTTTGTGCCCTGCCGTGACCTGATCGAGCCCTACATACCCCACTACACTG GTCTGAAGCCCTACAAGAACTTTGAGATGCTGGGCCGATTCCCACCCCAGGAGGCGGATGCCCAGGGGTCCCTGGGGGGTGAGAATGTATCCAGGCAAGAATCACTGCCTGCAGGCTTCATGCCCTATCCCCCCTATGCCCCCTGCCCTCCGGGCAGGAAGGGGGACTCCAGGGACCTTGGACACCCGGGGCTGCGGCTGGCACTCGGGGAAGAGGCCTGGAAGAGCACCACCCCTGCCTGCGAGGCCCCCGGGCAGTACCAG CTGTACCACTGCAGGAGGGACCGGTCCCCACCCCTTGCCCACTGGCAGGAGACACTCGACGTGGGCAGGTTCCACAGGCTGCCCCAGCTGGACCACCCCAACCTGATCCAGCGCAAGGCCATCTCAG gttACGCAGGCTTTGTCCCTCGGTTTGCCTGGGTGATGGGGATGAATTATCGCGATGGGGTCACACAGGCTATGGACGAGTTCGACAAGAGCCAG TTTCTGCTCAGAAATCCCATCTGTGCCCTGGGTGAGAGGCTGCCCCGAACACACTGGCCCAGCAACACTATCTACAGAAGCCAGGGCCTGATACCTTTCTACATGGGCTTCATACCAT CCATGCAGGACAACTACGCACTGACCTTCGGCAACAGCACCCGCAAGGCCTATGGGAAGGAACTGGAGAGGCGCAGCCAGACACTATGA
- the STPG3 gene encoding protein STPG3 isoform X2, with translation MWPPAVQELQVGLRTQTSPLQEPLTRNLRELLLEQRPPIVTDLHVPGPTKYQVPDASVRESSPHPHFSIGRRHPTHEGGGRRAWQTAWFQSESPFTQKADFSREQKWPSPADYQLPSPPACPAFSFRGRPTSRPPEVRARQGVLQAWGTGPQGQPLLQAPPPTGDKTGPGPSTYNILPGCRLKGPCPPAFSMGRSPLLASWVGSSCTPGPAAYNVEDCYRSRLPSAPGVVIQGTTRATPTVLASSLSAGRPRTREGECCALDPPPGLSQLAAKPQHPRTQNSGTAGHGHWALGWPELWSPDLSSLARGQGTRSPVWASCVARWAVEWGGTSA, from the exons ATGTGGCCCCCAGCGGTGCAGGAGCTCCAGGTGGGGCTCAGGACGCAAACCAGCCCCCTCCAGGAGCCCCTTACTCGGAACCTGAGGGAGCTGT TGCTGGAGCAACGCCCTCCCATCGTGACGGACCTGCATGTTCCTGGCCCCACCAAGTACCAGGTGCCAGACGCGTCAGTGCGAGagtcctccccacacccccacttCAGCATCGGCCGCAGGCACCCCACCCACG AGGGTGGTGGCCGCAGGGCGTGGCAGACTGCGTGGTTCCAGAGTGAAAGCCCCTTCACTCAGAAAGCTGACTTCAGTCGAGAGCAGAAG TGGCCATCGCCTGCGGACTACCAGCTGCCCAGCCCGCCTGCGTGCCCGGCCTTCAGCTTCAGGGGCCGCCCTACCTCCAGGCCGCCTGAGGTCCGAGCCCGCCAGGGGGTGCTGCAGGCCTGGGGCACGGGGCCCCAGGGCCAGCCCCTCCTGCAGGCCCCTCCGCCCACAGGGGACAAGACGGGCCCTGGCCCCAGCACCTACAACATCCTTCCCGGCTGCCGACTGAAGGGCCCGTGCCCACCTGCCTTCTCCATGGGCCGCTCGCCCCTGCTGGCGTCCTGGGTGGGCTCCT CCTGCACCCCAGGCCCGGCCGCCTACAACGTGGAGGACTGCTACAGGTCACGGCTCCCCTCGGCACCCGGGGTGGTCATCCAAG GTACCACGAGAGCTACTCCCACTGTGCTGGCATCATCCCTTTCCGCAGGGAGGCCAAGGACAAGGGAGGGTGAGTGCTGTGCACTGGACCCTCCTCCAGGGCTGAGCCAGCTGGCGGCCAAGCCTCAGCACCCCAGGACTCAGAACAGTGGGACAGCAGGCCACGGGCACTGGGCCCTGGGCTGGCCAGAGCTATGGAGCCCTGACCTTTCGAGTCTGGCCCGAGGTCAGGGCACTAGGAGCCCTGTATGGGCTTCTTGTGTTGCAAGGTGGGCTGTTGAGTGGGGCGGGACCTCAGCCTGA
- the STPG3 gene encoding protein STPG3 isoform X4, with protein sequence MNFDQKAVKFLANFHINGGRHWTHGSLKQKPPVTSQLNATVLLSGLEPGLGASRGEMWPPAVQELQVGLRTQTSPLQEPLTRNLRELLLEQRPPIVTDLHVPGPTKYQVPDASVRESSPHPHFSIGRRHPTHEGGGRRAWQTAWFQSESPFTQKADFSREQKWPSPADYQLPSPPACPAFSFRGRPTSRPPEVRARQGVLQAWGTGPQGQPLLQAPPPTGDKTGPGPSTYNILPGCRLKGPCPPAFSMGRSPLLASWVGSSCTPGPAAYNVEDCYRSRLPSAPGVVIQGVRRPKRHDTGPFCAL encoded by the exons ATGAATTTTGACCAGAAGGCAGTGAAATTCCTGGCAAATTTTCACATCAATGGAGGCAGACACTGGACCCATGGCTCCCTGAAGCAGAAGCCACCTGTGACTTCCCA GCTCAATGCTACTGTGCTGTTGTCAGGCCTGGAACCAGGGCTGGGGGCCTCCAGGGGGGAGATGTGGCCCCCAGCGGTGCAGGAGCTCCAGGTGGGGCTCAGGACGCAAACCAGCCCCCTCCAGGAGCCCCTTACTCGGAACCTGAGGGAGCTGT TGCTGGAGCAACGCCCTCCCATCGTGACGGACCTGCATGTTCCTGGCCCCACCAAGTACCAGGTGCCAGACGCGTCAGTGCGAGagtcctccccacacccccacttCAGCATCGGCCGCAGGCACCCCACCCACG AGGGTGGTGGCCGCAGGGCGTGGCAGACTGCGTGGTTCCAGAGTGAAAGCCCCTTCACTCAGAAAGCTGACTTCAGTCGAGAGCAGAAG TGGCCATCGCCTGCGGACTACCAGCTGCCCAGCCCGCCTGCGTGCCCGGCCTTCAGCTTCAGGGGCCGCCCTACCTCCAGGCCGCCTGAGGTCCGAGCCCGCCAGGGGGTGCTGCAGGCCTGGGGCACGGGGCCCCAGGGCCAGCCCCTCCTGCAGGCCCCTCCGCCCACAGGGGACAAGACGGGCCCTGGCCCCAGCACCTACAACATCCTTCCCGGCTGCCGACTGAAGGGCCCGTGCCCACCTGCCTTCTCCATGGGCCGCTCGCCCCTGCTGGCGTCCTGGGTGGGCTCCT CCTGCACCCCAGGCCCGGCCGCCTACAACGTGGAGGACTGCTACAGGTCACGGCTCCCCTCGGCACCCGGGGTGGTCATCCAAGGTGTGCGGAGGCCCAAGCGCCACGACACTGGCCCATTCTGTGCGCTCTAG
- the STPG3 gene encoding protein STPG3 isoform X1: MNFDQKAVKFLANFHINGGRHWTHGSLKQKPPVTSQLNATVLLSGLEPGLGASRGEMWPPAVQELQVGLRTQTSPLQEPLTRNLRELLLEQRPPIVTDLHVPGPTKYQVPDASVRESSPHPHFSIGRRHPTHEGGGRRAWQTAWFQSESPFTQKADFSREQKWPSPADYQLPSPPACPAFSFRGRPTSRPPEVRARQGVLQAWGTGPQGQPLLQAPPPTGDKTGPGPSTYNILPGCRLKGPCPPAFSMGRSPLLASWVGSSCTPGPAAYNVEDCYRSRLPSAPGVVIQGTTRATPTVLASSLSAGRPRTREGECCALDPPPGLSQLAAKPQHPRTQNSGTAGHGHWALGWPELWSPDLSSLARGQGTRSPVWASCVARWAVEWGGTSA; the protein is encoded by the exons ATGAATTTTGACCAGAAGGCAGTGAAATTCCTGGCAAATTTTCACATCAATGGAGGCAGACACTGGACCCATGGCTCCCTGAAGCAGAAGCCACCTGTGACTTCCCA GCTCAATGCTACTGTGCTGTTGTCAGGCCTGGAACCAGGGCTGGGGGCCTCCAGGGGGGAGATGTGGCCCCCAGCGGTGCAGGAGCTCCAGGTGGGGCTCAGGACGCAAACCAGCCCCCTCCAGGAGCCCCTTACTCGGAACCTGAGGGAGCTGT TGCTGGAGCAACGCCCTCCCATCGTGACGGACCTGCATGTTCCTGGCCCCACCAAGTACCAGGTGCCAGACGCGTCAGTGCGAGagtcctccccacacccccacttCAGCATCGGCCGCAGGCACCCCACCCACG AGGGTGGTGGCCGCAGGGCGTGGCAGACTGCGTGGTTCCAGAGTGAAAGCCCCTTCACTCAGAAAGCTGACTTCAGTCGAGAGCAGAAG TGGCCATCGCCTGCGGACTACCAGCTGCCCAGCCCGCCTGCGTGCCCGGCCTTCAGCTTCAGGGGCCGCCCTACCTCCAGGCCGCCTGAGGTCCGAGCCCGCCAGGGGGTGCTGCAGGCCTGGGGCACGGGGCCCCAGGGCCAGCCCCTCCTGCAGGCCCCTCCGCCCACAGGGGACAAGACGGGCCCTGGCCCCAGCACCTACAACATCCTTCCCGGCTGCCGACTGAAGGGCCCGTGCCCACCTGCCTTCTCCATGGGCCGCTCGCCCCTGCTGGCGTCCTGGGTGGGCTCCT CCTGCACCCCAGGCCCGGCCGCCTACAACGTGGAGGACTGCTACAGGTCACGGCTCCCCTCGGCACCCGGGGTGGTCATCCAAG GTACCACGAGAGCTACTCCCACTGTGCTGGCATCATCCCTTTCCGCAGGGAGGCCAAGGACAAGGGAGGGTGAGTGCTGTGCACTGGACCCTCCTCCAGGGCTGAGCCAGCTGGCGGCCAAGCCTCAGCACCCCAGGACTCAGAACAGTGGGACAGCAGGCCACGGGCACTGGGCCCTGGGCTGGCCAGAGCTATGGAGCCCTGACCTTTCGAGTCTGGCCCGAGGTCAGGGCACTAGGAGCCCTGTATGGGCTTCTTGTGTTGCAAGGTGGGCTGTTGAGTGGGGCGGGACCTCAGCCTGA
- the CIMIP2A gene encoding ciliary microtubule inner protein 2A isoform X3: protein MPPACGPALRRECSQVWAGLPSSQASSQWLPGNRAPFWEGGRRRHGAGGSPTELRCNDSHSEAQPFLTRTSLHSWLRYQVGSTYGRTTAQLLTDPSVHKSPCSVLAPIAKPKFIEDFSKPKPPFVPCRDLIEPYIPHYTGLKPYKNFEMLGRFPPQEADAQGSLGGENVSRQESLPAGFMPYPPYAPCPPGRKGDSRDLGHPGLRLALGEEAWKSTTPACEAPGQYQLYHCRRDRSPPLAHWQETLDVGRFHRLPQLDHPNLIQRKAISVSAQKSHLCPG, encoded by the exons ATGCCCCCAGCCTGTGGCCCCGCCTTGAGGCGGGAGTGCTcacaggtgtgggcagggctgcccAGCAGTCAGGCCTCCTCACAATGGTTGCCAGGCAACAGGGCTCCTTTCTGGGAAGGAGGCAGGCGCAGGCACGGGGCTGGAGGCAGCCCCACAGAACTGAGGTGCAATGACAGCCACTCAGAAGCACAACCTTTTCTCACCAGAACCTCACTACATTCCTGG CTGCGCTACCAGGTGGGCAGCACCTATGGGCGCACCACGGCACAGCTGCTCACAGACCCCAGTGTGCACAAGAGCCCCTGCTCCGTGCTGGCCCCCATCGCCAAGCCCAAGTTCATCGAGGACTTCAGCAAGCCCAAGCCACCTTTTGTGCCCTGCCGTGACCTGATCGAGCCCTACATACCCCACTACACTG GTCTGAAGCCCTACAAGAACTTTGAGATGCTGGGCCGATTCCCACCCCAGGAGGCGGATGCCCAGGGGTCCCTGGGGGGTGAGAATGTATCCAGGCAAGAATCACTGCCTGCAGGCTTCATGCCCTATCCCCCCTATGCCCCCTGCCCTCCGGGCAGGAAGGGGGACTCCAGGGACCTTGGACACCCGGGGCTGCGGCTGGCACTCGGGGAAGAGGCCTGGAAGAGCACCACCCCTGCCTGCGAGGCCCCCGGGCAGTACCAG CTGTACCACTGCAGGAGGGACCGGTCCCCACCCCTTGCCCACTGGCAGGAGACACTCGACGTGGGCAGGTTCCACAGGCTGCCCCAGCTGGACCACCCCAACCTGATCCAGCGCAAGGCCATCTCAG TTTCTGCTCAGAAATCCCATCTGTGCCCTGGGTGA
- the TUBB4B gene encoding tubulin beta-4B chain, with translation MREIVHLQAGQCGNQIGAKFWEVISDEHGIDPTGTYHGDSDLQLERINVYYNEATGGKYVPRAVLVDLEPGTMDSVRSGPFGQIFRPDNFVFGQSGAGNNWAKGHYTEGAELVDSVLDVVRKEAESCDCLQGFQLTHSLGGGTGSGMGTLLISKIREEYPDRIMNTFSVVPSPKVSDTVVEPYNATLSVHQLVENTDETYCIDNEALYDICFRTLKLTTPTYGDLNHLVSATMSGVTTCLRFPGQLNADLRKLAVNMVPFPRLHFFMPGFAPLTSRGSQQYRALTVPELTQQMFDAKNMMAACDPRHGRYLTVAAVFRGRMSMKEVDEQMLNVQNKNSSYFVEWIPNNVKTAVCDIPPRGLKMSATFIGNSTAIQELFKRISEQFTAMFRRKAFLHWYTGEGMDEMEFTEAESNMNDLVSEYQQYQDATAEEEGEFEEEAEEEVA, from the exons atgaGGGAGATCGTACACCTGCAGGCCGGCCAGTGCGGCAACCAGATCGGCGCCAAG TTTTGGGAGGTGATCAGCGACGAGCATGGCATCGATCCTACTGGCACCTACCACGGGGACAGCGACTTGCAGCTGGAGCGAATCAACGTGTACTACAACGAGGCCACCG GTGGCAAGTATGTGCCCCGCGCCGTGCTCGTGGACCTGGAGCCGGGCACCATGGACTCTGTGCGCTCGGGGCCCTTCGGGCAGATCTTCAGGCCGGACAACTTCGTCTTCG GTCAGAGTGGCGCCGGGAACAACTGGGCCAAGGGGCACTACACGGAAGGCGCGGAGCTTGTTGACTCAGTGCTGGACGTCGTGAGGAAGGAGGCGGAGAGCTGTGACTGCCTGCAGGGCTTCCAGCTGACCCACTCCTTGGGTGGGGGGACTGGGTCTGGGATGGGCACCCTCCTCATCAGCAAGATCCGGGAGGAGTATCCAGACAGGATCATGAACACCTTCAGCGTGGTGCCGTCGCCCAAGGTGTCGGACACTGTCGTGGAGCCCTACAACGCCACCCTCTCCGTCCACCAGCTTGTAGAGAACACGGATGAGACCTACTGCATCGACAACGAGGCGCTGTACGACATCTGCTTCCGCACCCTGAAGCTGACCACCCCCACCTACGGGGACCTCAACCACCTGGTGTCGGCCACCATGAGTGGGGTCACCACCTGCCTGCGCTTCCCAGGCCAGCTCAATGCTGACCTGCGGAAGTTGGCTGTCAACATGGTCCCCTTCCCCCGCCTGCACTTTTTCATGCCCGGTTTCGCCCCGCTGACCAGCCGGGGCAGCCAGCAGTACCGGGCGCTGACGGTGCCCGAGCTGACCCAGCAGATGTTTGATGCCAAGAACATGATGGCCGCCTGCGACCCGCGCCACGGCCGCTACCTGACCGTGGCTGCTGTCTTCCGGGGCCGCATGTCCATGAAGGAGGTGGACGAGCAGATGCTTAATGTGCAGAACAAGAACAGCAGCTACTTTGTCGAGTGGATCCCCAACAACGTGAAGACGGCCGTGTGCGACATCCCGCCCCGCGGCCTGAAGATGTCTGCCACCTTCATTGGCAACAGCACGGCCATCCAGGAGCTGTTCAAGCGCATCTCGGAGCAGTTCACGGCCATGTTCCGGCGCAAGGCCTTCCTGCACTGGTACACGGGCGAGGGCATGGACGAGATGGAGTTCACCGAGGCCGAGAGCAACATGAACGACCTGGTGTCCGAGTACCAGCAGTACCAGGACGCCACGGCCGAGGAGGAGGGCGAGTTTGAGGAGGAGGCCGAGGAGGAGGTGGCCTAG
- the CIMIP2A gene encoding ciliary microtubule inner protein 2A isoform X2: MTATQKHNLFSPEPHYIPGYAGFYPQLRYQVGSTYGRTTAQLLTDPSVHKSPCSVLAPIAKPKFIEDFSKPKPPFVPCRDLIEPYIPHYTGLKPYKNFEMLGRFPPQEADAQGSLGGENVSRQESLPAGFMPYPPYAPCPPGRKGDSRDLGHPGLRLALGEEAWKSTTPACEAPGQYQLYHCRRDRSPPLAHWQETLDVGRFHRLPQLDHPNLIQRKAISGYAGFVPRFAWVMGMNYRDGVTQAMDEFDKSQFLLRNPICALGERLPRTHWPSNTIYRSQGLIPFYMGFIPSMQDNYALTFGNSTRKAYGKELERRSQTL; the protein is encoded by the exons ATGACAGCCACTCAGAAGCACAACCTTTTCTCACCAGAACCTCACTACATTCCTGG TTACGCTGGCTTCTACCCGCAGCTGCGCTACCAGGTGGGCAGCACCTATGGGCGCACCACGGCACAGCTGCTCACAGACCCCAGTGTGCACAAGAGCCCCTGCTCCGTGCTGGCCCCCATCGCCAAGCCCAAGTTCATCGAGGACTTCAGCAAGCCCAAGCCACCTTTTGTGCCCTGCCGTGACCTGATCGAGCCCTACATACCCCACTACACTG GTCTGAAGCCCTACAAGAACTTTGAGATGCTGGGCCGATTCCCACCCCAGGAGGCGGATGCCCAGGGGTCCCTGGGGGGTGAGAATGTATCCAGGCAAGAATCACTGCCTGCAGGCTTCATGCCCTATCCCCCCTATGCCCCCTGCCCTCCGGGCAGGAAGGGGGACTCCAGGGACCTTGGACACCCGGGGCTGCGGCTGGCACTCGGGGAAGAGGCCTGGAAGAGCACCACCCCTGCCTGCGAGGCCCCCGGGCAGTACCAG CTGTACCACTGCAGGAGGGACCGGTCCCCACCCCTTGCCCACTGGCAGGAGACACTCGACGTGGGCAGGTTCCACAGGCTGCCCCAGCTGGACCACCCCAACCTGATCCAGCGCAAGGCCATCTCAG gttACGCAGGCTTTGTCCCTCGGTTTGCCTGGGTGATGGGGATGAATTATCGCGATGGGGTCACACAGGCTATGGACGAGTTCGACAAGAGCCAG TTTCTGCTCAGAAATCCCATCTGTGCCCTGGGTGAGAGGCTGCCCCGAACACACTGGCCCAGCAACACTATCTACAGAAGCCAGGGCCTGATACCTTTCTACATGGGCTTCATACCAT CCATGCAGGACAACTACGCACTGACCTTCGGCAACAGCACCCGCAAGGCCTATGGGAAGGAACTGGAGAGGCGCAGCCAGACACTATGA
- the STPG3 gene encoding protein STPG3 isoform X3 encodes MNFDQKAVKFLANFHINGGRHWTHGSLKQKPPVTSQLNATVLLSGLEPGLGASRGEMWPPAVQELQVGLRTQTSPLQEPLTRNLRELLLEQRPPIVTDLHVPGPTKYQVPDASVRESSPHPHFSIGRRHPTHEGGGRRAWQTAWFQSESPFTQKADFSREQKWPSPADYQLPSPPACPAFSFRGRPTSRPPEVRARQGVLQAWGTGPQGQPLLQAPPPTGDKTGPGPSTYNILPGCRLKGPCPPAFSMGRSPLLASWVGSSCTPGPAAYNVEDCYRSRLPSAPGVVIQGTTRATPTVLASSLSAGRPRTREVLWRELLRVGQGGKQVPG; translated from the exons ATGAATTTTGACCAGAAGGCAGTGAAATTCCTGGCAAATTTTCACATCAATGGAGGCAGACACTGGACCCATGGCTCCCTGAAGCAGAAGCCACCTGTGACTTCCCA GCTCAATGCTACTGTGCTGTTGTCAGGCCTGGAACCAGGGCTGGGGGCCTCCAGGGGGGAGATGTGGCCCCCAGCGGTGCAGGAGCTCCAGGTGGGGCTCAGGACGCAAACCAGCCCCCTCCAGGAGCCCCTTACTCGGAACCTGAGGGAGCTGT TGCTGGAGCAACGCCCTCCCATCGTGACGGACCTGCATGTTCCTGGCCCCACCAAGTACCAGGTGCCAGACGCGTCAGTGCGAGagtcctccccacacccccacttCAGCATCGGCCGCAGGCACCCCACCCACG AGGGTGGTGGCCGCAGGGCGTGGCAGACTGCGTGGTTCCAGAGTGAAAGCCCCTTCACTCAGAAAGCTGACTTCAGTCGAGAGCAGAAG TGGCCATCGCCTGCGGACTACCAGCTGCCCAGCCCGCCTGCGTGCCCGGCCTTCAGCTTCAGGGGCCGCCCTACCTCCAGGCCGCCTGAGGTCCGAGCCCGCCAGGGGGTGCTGCAGGCCTGGGGCACGGGGCCCCAGGGCCAGCCCCTCCTGCAGGCCCCTCCGCCCACAGGGGACAAGACGGGCCCTGGCCCCAGCACCTACAACATCCTTCCCGGCTGCCGACTGAAGGGCCCGTGCCCACCTGCCTTCTCCATGGGCCGCTCGCCCCTGCTGGCGTCCTGGGTGGGCTCCT CCTGCACCCCAGGCCCGGCCGCCTACAACGTGGAGGACTGCTACAGGTCACGGCTCCCCTCGGCACCCGGGGTGGTCATCCAAG GTACCACGAGAGCTACTCCCACTGTGCTGGCATCATCCCTTTCCGCAGGGAGGCCAAGGACAAGGGAGG TTCTGTGGCGTGAGCTTCTTCGGGTTGGACAGGGAGGAAAGCAAGTTCCAGGATGA